From the genome of Impatiens glandulifera chromosome 9, dImpGla2.1, whole genome shotgun sequence, one region includes:
- the LOC124914652 gene encoding ABC transporter B family member 15-like, protein MGEKLATAAATTKKNGSIWSIFMHADLADVFLMIFGFLGAVGDGFSMPVVLFVTSKLMNNIGGTGVGSDINSLFLKNIDKNAIALCYVACGQWLACFLEGYCWSRTAERQASRMRARYLKAVLRQDIGYFDLNVTSTAEVVTSVSSDSLVIQDVISEKVPVFLMNVATFIGSYVAAFLMLWRLAIVGFPFIVVLVIPGLIYGRALMGIARKMRAEYNKASVIVEQGISSIRTVYSFVGENKTISDYSLALEGTVKLGLKQGLAKGLAIGSNGLVFAIWAFMSYYGSRLVMYHGAQGGTVFAVGAAIAVGGLSLGSGLSNLKYFSEATAAGERILEMIKRVPTIDSDNMEGQILETVAGELEFRHVEFAYPSRPESTIFRDFNLVIPAGQTVALVGGSGSGKSTAIAVLQRFYDPLGGEILLDGVAINKLQLKWVRSQMGLVSQEPALFATSIMENILFGKEDADMEEVIAAAKASNAHNFISQLPQGYDTQVGEMGVQMSGGQKQRIAIARAIIKSPRILLLDEATSALDSESERVVQEALDQAAVGRTTIIIAHRLSTIRHADLIAVVQNGQVMESGSHDDLILNETGLYSSLIRLQQTQTNHYDENDHATSSMMDKFDLSNTSSRRNSGVVSRSSSANSAATKTQNLDLGTDVRTKSDITDQPLQVPSFKRLLALNMPEWKQALVGSISAVIFGAVQPIYAFAMGSMISVFFLPEHSQIKEKTRIYALCFLGLAVLSMVINICQHYSFAYMGEYLTKRIRERMLTKILTFEVGWFDRDENSSGAICSRLAKDANVVKSLVGDRMALVIQTLSAVTVACTMGLVIAWRLAIVMIAVQPIIICCFYFKRVLLKNMSKQAIKAQDESSKLAAEAVSNLRTITSFSSQARILRMLEKAQDGPRRESVRQSWFAGIGLGSSNGLMSLTWAMDFWYGGKLINQGYIGSKALFETFMILVSTGRVIADAGTMTNDLAKGSDSIGSVYAVLDRFTRIEPEDPEGSKPKNITGLVEIRDVDFAYPARPDVMIFNGFSIRIEAGKSTALVGQSGSGKSTIIGLIERFYDPLKGTIKIDGRDLKSYNLRSLRKNIALVSQEPTLFSGTVRENIAYGASDKVDETEIIEAARVANAHDFIAGLKDGYDTWCGDRGLQLSGGQKQRIAIARAVLKNPTILLLDEATSALDSQSEKIVQDALERVMVGRTSVVVAHRLSTIQNCDTIAVLDKGKIVERGTHSSLLATGPTGVYYSLVSLQTKPSTFVQAQSFK, encoded by the exons ATGGGGGAAAAGTTAGCAACGGCGGCGGCGACAACGAAAAAGAATGGATCTATATGGTCCATTTTCATGCATGCCGACTTGGCCGATGTTTTTCTCATGATTTTTGGCTTCTTAGGTGCTGTCGGCGATGGTTTTTCCATGCCGGTTGTGTTGTTTGTAACGAGCAAGCTTATGAACAATATTGGTGGTACTGGTGTGGGATCGGACATCAACAGCCTATTCCTCAAGAACATCGACAAG AATGCGATTGCTCTTTGTTATGTCGCTTGTGGGCAGTGGTTGGCATGCTTCTTGG AGGGGTATTGCTGGTCAAGAACAGCAGAAAGACAAGCCTCAAGAATGAGAGCTAGATATTTAAAGGCGGTTTTGAGACAAGACATTGGATACTTTGATTTGAATGTCACAAGTACTGCCGAGGTTGTTACTAGCGTTTCTAGCGACAGTCTTGTCATTCAAGACGTTATTAGTGAGAAG GTGCCGGTGTTCTTAATGAACGTGGCTACATTCATTGGGTCATATGTAGCGGCGTTTCTGATGCTGTGGAGGTTGGCGATTGTTGGGTTTCCGTTTATCGTTGTTTTAGTGATCCCTGGTTTGATATATGGAAGGGCGTTGATGGGAATCGCAAGAAAAATGAGGGCGGAGTATAATAAGGCAAGTGTGATAGTGGAGCAGGGGATTTCTTCTATTAGAACGGTTTATTCTTTCGTTGGTGAGAATAAGACCATATCAGATTACTCTTTGGCTCTTGAAGGGACTGTCAAACTGGGTCTAAAACAGGGTCTGGCTAAGGGATTAGCCATTGGAAGTAATGGACTTGTTTTTGCGATTTGGGCGTTTATGTCTTATTATGGAAGTAGATTGGTCATGTACCACGGTGCACAAGGTGGCACCGTCTTTGCCGTCGGCGCAGCCATCGCCGTCGGAGGATT ATCGTTGGGATCTGGTTTATCCAACCTGAAGTACTTCTCAGAAGCAACAGCAGCAGGAGAACGCATACTCGAGATGATAAAAAGGGTACCGACAATCGATTCCGACAATATGGAAGGTCAGATACTAGAAACCGTCGCCGGAGAATTAGAGTTCCGTCACGTGGAATTCGCGTATCCTTCCCGGCCAGAGTCGACCATTTTCCGGGACTTCAACCTGGTGATTCCGGCCGGACAGACGGTGGCGCTGGTGGGGGGAAGTGGGTCAGGGAAGTCGACTGCGATCGCGGTTCTGCAGCGATTCTATGACCCACTTGGTGGGGAAATTTTGTTAGATGGGGTGGCCATAAACAAACTGCAATTGAAATGGGTGAGATCACAAATGGGATTGGTGAGCCAAGAACCTGCATTATTTGCGACATCCATTATGGAAAACATACTTTTTGGTAAAGAAGATGCTGACATGGAAGAGGTTATTGCTGCTGCAAAAGCCTCAAACGCTCATAATTTCATATCTCAGTTACCTCAAGGTTATGACACacag GTGGGTGAAATGGGAGTGCAAATGTCTGGAGGACAGAAACAAAGGATTGCGATTGCTCGTGCTATAATAAAATCCCCGAGGATACTTCTCCTTGACGAGGCCACCAGCGCTCTGGATTCCGAGTCAGAACGGGTTGTTCAAGAGGCACTAGACCAGGCCGCGGTTGGTCGAACCACCATCATAATCGCTCATCGCCTTTCCACCATCCGCCATGCAGATCTCATCGCAGTTGTTCAGAATGGTCAGGTCATGGAGTCCGGGTCTCACGATGACCTTATCCTTAATGAAACCGGCCTTTACTCGTCTCTTATCCGCCTCCAGCAAACACAAACCAACCATTATGATGAGAATGATCACGCTACATCTTCAATGATGGACAAATTCGACCTTAGCAATACCAGCAGCCGTAGAAATTCCGGAGTTGTCAGCCGATCAAGCTCGGCTAACTCGGCAGCAACCAAAACCCAAAATCTAGATCTTGGAACTGACGTTAGAACTAAATCTGACATTACAGATCAACCTCTTCAAGTTCCGTCCTTTAAGAGGTTGTTGGCATTGAACATGCCAGAGTGGAAACAGGCGCTTGTCGGATCCATCAGCGCAGTTATATTCGGAGCCGTGCAACCAATTTACGCCTTTGCAATGGGATCCATGATATCGGTTTTCTTCTTACCCGAACACAGCCAGATTAAAGAGAAAACACGGATATACGCTTTATGCTTCTTGGGTTTAGCCGTTTTATCAATGGTTATCAACATTTGCCAACATTACAGTTTTGCCTACATGGGAGAATACCTAACCAAGAGGATTAGAGAAAGAATGCTAACCAAGATACTAACGTTTGAGGTTGGTTGGTTCGACAGGGACGAGAATTCTAGCGGTGCTATTTGCTCCCGCCTAGCCAAAGATGCTAACGTTGTGAAGTCTTTAGTCGGAGACAGAATGGCACTTGTTATCCAAACACTCTCAGCCGTGACCGTTGCATGCACCATGGGTCTTGTCATTGCATGGAGGCTAGCTATAGTCATGATCGCAGTTCAACCGATCATCATATGTTGTTTCTATTTCAAACGTGTCCTTTTAAAGAACATGTCCAAGCAAGCCATCAAAGCCCAAGATGAAAGTAGCAAGCTTGCGGCTGAGGCAGTGTCTAATCTAAGGACCATCACTTCTTTCTCGTCCCAGGCTCGTATTCTTCGTATGCTCGAGAAAGCCCAAGATGGACCTCGACGTGAGAGTGTCCGACAATCATGGTTTGCCGGAATTGGTCTCGGATCCTCAAACGGGCTTATGTCATTAACATGGGCTATGGATTTCTGGTACGGAGGTAAGCTGATAAATCAAGGATATATCGGTTCCAAGGCATTGTTTGAGACATTTATGATATTGGTTAGCACGGGTCGTGTCATTGCGGATGCAGGGACCATGACCAATGATTTAGCAAAAGGGTCTGATTCAATTGGTTCTGTTTACGCGGTTTTGGATCGTTTTACTAGAATTGAACCTGAAGATCCAGAAGGGTCGAAGCCTAAGAATATAACAGGGTTAGTTGAGATACGCGATGTTGACTTCGCATACCCAGCTAGACCTGATGTCATGATCTTCAATGGTTTCTCAATCAGAATAGAAGCAGGGAAATCAACGGCTCTCGTAGGACAAAGTGGGTCCGGAAAATCAACTATCATAGGACTCATCGAAAGATTTTATGACCCACTTAAGGGTACTATCAAAATTGACGGCCGTGATTTGAAATCATATAACCTCAGATCATTAAGAAAGAACATTGCACTTGTTAGTCAAGAACCGACTTTATTTTCCGGCACCGTTCGCGAGAATATAGCATACGGAGCGTCGGATAAAGTTGATGAAACTGAGATCATCGAGGCGGCAAGAGTAGCCAACGCTCATGATTTCATCGCGGGATTGAAAGACGGGTACGATACATGGTGCGGTGACAGAGGATTGCAACTCTCGGGTGGGCAAAAACAACGGATTGCTATTGCCCGAGCCGTATTGAAAAACCCGACTATTCTTTTGCTTGATGAGGCGACGAGTGCGCTCGATAGTCAATCGGAGAAAATTGTTCAAGACGCGCTTGAGCGCGTGATGGTTGGAAGGACCAGTGTCGTGGTGGCTCATAGACTTAGTACGATTCAAAACTGTGATACGATTGCCGTGCTGGACAAGGGAAAGATTGTTGAGAGAGGGACCCACTCGTCCTTGCTGGCAACTGGTCCCACTGGTGTTTATTACTCTTTGGTCAGCCTTCAGACTAAGCCCAGTACATTTGTACAAGCCCAATCCTTTAAATAA
- the LOC124915401 gene encoding paired amphipathic helix protein Sin3-like 2 encodes MKRLRDDVHLNSQFKRPFTSSRGESYGPPQVPGVTAGGGGSVISGGGGDAQKLTTNDALTYLKEVKEMFQDRREKYDNFLDVMKDFKAQRIDTTGVISRVKELFKGHNNLIFGFNTFLPKGYEITVIEEEEAPPKRTVEFEEAISFVNKIKKRFLDDDHIYKSFLDILNMYRKEHKGISEVYQEVATLFADQHDLLEEFTRFLPDTSARTSVSHVTFGRPSFHRYDERSSAIIAPHHALIDKQRRRDRINSHTDQDPSVERIDYDDDKSMVQMQKDPKKRVEKESKERRNREQDFREPEHDINREFSMQRLHEKRKSTRTVEDFGASSIMASCDDKHALRRMYKEEFIFCDKVKERLGSSDDYQAFLKCLHIYSTEIITRKELQSLVSDLLGKYPDLMAGFNEFLEHCENIDGFLAGVMKKKSVWNDGNSTKPVKIEDKDKDQKHEIIELKEKERHKEKYLGKSIQELDLSNCQRCTPSYRLLPDDYPISLASQKSELGAQVLNDHWVSVTSGSEDYSFKHMRRNQYEESLFRCEDDRFELDMLLESVSSASKRAEELLDGLNDNSISLEGPIHVEDYFTVLNLRSIERLYGDHGLDVMEILKKNPSVALPVILTRLKQKQEEWSKGRNDFNKVWADIYAKNHYKSLDHRSFYFKQQDSKNLSTKTFVAEIKEIKEKTQRVDDVVLSISAGSRHLIIPNLEYEYADADIHEDLYKLVKYSCEEVCSTKEQLSKVMNLWTSFLEPMLGVSSRSHGMVEGGAEDGGTARHLSVRTGKSVAGDNNETSVAGDNNETSVAEASLLNSKQSKPISNESDCNLPLPAPSCKTNTENGVVLSNQEGYVEKGKNNISGKLEELVVTASSIEHLTNSNTALAFGADNKCDITSTDMVSGGTPLPSESIVEDNQGKSDVNEDGNRLRADTLENGECNKVNGYQKESVECSKIEKEEGELSPNDDFEEDNFVYGNGDETCCQSAGVENDVDADEDDSENVSEGDDVSGSESAADECSQEGHEEGGEHDAKVESEGEAEGAPDVHFGGADGISQSMTDNLLRTVKPLAKHVVLTVPDKEKKESWVFFGNDTFYALFRLHQILYERLQSAKLNSAAAEAKWKISSKDVSPPDIYGRFMSALHNLLDGSADNAKFEDDCRSIIGNQSYELFTMDKLIYKLVKQLQMAATDETDIKLLELHEYEKCRMGGRYVDSVYYDNVHVILHDENIYRFESCHLSTTPTRLSIQLMDDESDKADVVAVSVDPIFSNYLHKKFLSVSSSSSKKEPTGIYLQRNKRKNEHVNESSSDVDGGVRVLNGLECKMACNSSKISYVLDTEDFFIRPKRRKDLATSERYSSQDQQRVNNFQKFLSALTTQHISERQD; translated from the exons ATGAAACGATTACGAGACGACGTTCATCTAAACTCGCAATTTAAGCGGCCGTTTACTTCTTCTCGTGGAGAATC CTATGGACCGCCTCAGGTTCCTGGTGTTACTGCTGGCGGTGGAGGAAGTGTAATAAGTGGAGGTGGTGGAGATGCACAGAAGCTGACGACAAATGATGCTTTAACTTATCTGAAAGAAGTTAAAGAAATGTTTCAGGATCGGAGAGAAAAATACGACAATTTTCTTGATGTCATGAAAGATTTCAAGGCTCAAAG AATCGACACTACTGGTGTCATATCGAGGGTGAAGGAGCTGTTCAAGGGGCACAACAATCTAATCTTTGGGTTCAACACTTTCCTACCCAAAGGTTATGAGATCACTGTTATTGAAGAGGAAGAGGCTCCTCCAAAAAGAACCGTTGAGTTTGAAGAAGCTATAAGTTTTGTGAACAAGATAAAG AAACGCTTCCTAGATGATGatcatatctataaatcatttCTGGACATCTTGAATATGTATAGGAAGGAACACAAAGGCATCAGCGAGGTCTATCAAGAG GTCGCAACTCTTTTTGCAGATCAACATGATTTGCTTGAGGAGTTCACTAGATTTTTACCTGATACTTCAGCTAGAACTTCAGTATCCCATGTTACTTTTGGACGACCTTCTTTTCATCGTTATGATGAACGTAGCTCTGCTATTATAGCGCCACACCATGCTCTAATTGATAAG CAACGTCGGAGGGATAGGATTAATTCTCACACTGATCAAGACCCAAGTGTTGAGCGCATTGATTATGATGACGATAAATCAATGGTACAAATGCAAAAGGATCCAAAGAAGCGAGTCGAAAAGGAGAGCAAGGAGAGAAGGAACCGTGAACAGGATTTTAGAGAACCTGAGCATGACATCAATAGGGAGTTCAGCATGCAACGGCTACATGAAAAAAGGAAGTCTACTAGGACGGTTGAAGACTTCGGTGCAAGTTCCATCATGGCTTCTTGTGATGATAAACATGCCTTAAGAA GAATGTACAAAGAAGAGTTCATTTTCTGTGACAAAGTGAAGGAAAGGTTGGGTAGTTCAGATGATTACCAAGCCTTCTTGAAGTGTCTTCATATTTATAGCACTGAAATAATTACTAGAAAGGAACTGCAGAGTTTG GTATCAGATTTACTTGGAAAATATCCAGACCTTATGGCTGGATTCAATGAATTCTTGGAACACTGTGAAAATATAG ATGGATTTCTTGCAGGTGTTATGAAAAAAA AATCTGTATGGAATGATGGAAATTCGACCAAGCCTGTTAAGATAGAGGACAAGGATAAGGACCAGAAGCATGAAATAATAGAGCTAAAGGAGAAGGAGAGACACAAGGAGAAATACTTGGGCAAGTCCATACAAGAACTTGACCTATCTAACTGTCAACGATGCACTCCTAGCTATCGGCTTCTACCAGATGAT TATCCGATATCTTTAGCAAGCCAAAAATCAGAACTTGGTGCACAAGTGTTAAATGACCATTGGGTCTCTGTAACATCAGGGAGTGAAGACTACTCATTTAAGCACATGCGCAGGAATCAGTATGAAGAAAGCCTATTCAGATGTGAGGATGACAG ATTTGAGTTGGATATGTTGCTGGAATCAGTGAGCTCAGCTTCTAAGCGAGCAGAAGAACTATTGGATGGCCTTAATGACAATAGTATTAGCTTAGAGGGTCCAATCCATGTTGAAGACTATTTTACAG TCCTCAATTTAAGGAGTATTGAACGCCTTTATGGTGACCACGGTCTGGATGTTATGGAGATTTTAAAGAAGAACCCTTCTGTTGCACTACCTGTTATATTAACTCGCCTAAAGCAGAAGCAAGAAGAGTGGTCGAAGGGTCGCAATGATTTCAACAAGGTTTGGGCTGATATTTATGCAAAGAACCACTATAAGTCACTTGATCACCGTAGCTTCTACTTCAAGCAGCAAGATTCAAAGAACTTGAGCACAAAAA CCTTTGTTGCTGAaatcaaagaaattaaagaGAAGACACAAAGAGTTGATGATGTGGTTCTATCTATTTCTGCTGGAAGTAGACATCTTATCATCCCGAATCTTGAATACGAATATGCCGATGCTGACATTCACGAGGACTTGTATAAACTGGTAAAATACTCATGTGAAGAAGTTTGCTCAACAAAAGAGCAGTTGAGTAAAGTTATGAATCTTTGGACTAGCTTCTTGGAGCCAATGCTGGGTGTCTCCTCACGGTCACATGGAATGGTGGAGGGTGGCGCTGAAGATGGTGGTACAGCTAGGCATCTTTCTGTGAGAACTGGTAAATCAGTTGCAGGTGATAACAACGAGACTTCAGTTGCAGGTGATAACAACGAGACTTCAGTTGCAGAAGCTTCATTGCTGAACTCCAAGCAATCAAAGCCCATCAGCAATGAATCTGATTGCAACTTGCCATTGCCAGCACCATCATGCAAAACAAATACAGAAAATGGGGTTGTCCTAAGCAATCAAGAGGGTTATGTTGAAAAAGGGAAGAATAATATCTCGGGTAAATTAGAAGAGCTTGTTGTTACAGCAAGTTCGATTGAGCATTTGACAAATTCAAATACTGCATTAGCTTTTGGAGCTGACAATAAGTGTGACATAACTAGTACTGATATGGTGTCAG GAGGAACTCCTTTACCCAGTGAATCTATTGTTGAGGACAACCAAGGAAAATCAGATGTTAATGAG GATGGCAATCGACTTAGAGCAGATACATTGGAGAATGGGGAGTGCAATAAAGTCAACGGATATCAGAAGGAATCTGTTGAGTGTTCTAAAATTGAGAAAGAAGAGGGGGAGCTGTCACcaaatgatgattttgaggaggatAATTTTGTCTACGGAAATGGTGATGAGACGTGTTGCCAGAGCGCTGGTGTGGAAAATGATGTAGATGCAGATGAAGATGACAGTGAAAATGTTTCTGAGGGTGATGATGTTTCAGGCAGCGAATCCGCCGCTGATGAGTGTTCACAGGAGGGGCATGAAGAAGGAGGGGAGCATGATGCCAAGGTTGAGAGCGAAGGTGAGGCTGAGGGAGCACCTGATGTTCACTTTGGTGGGGCAGATGGAATTTCACAGTCTATGACAGATAATCTTTTGCGGACTGTGAAGCCATTAGCAAAGCATGTTGTCTTGACGGTACCTGACAAAGAAAAGAAGGAATCCTGGGTTTTCTTTGGAAATGACACTTTTTATGCGCTTTTTAGGCTTCATCAG ATATTGTATGAAAGATTACAATCAGCCAAGTTGAATTCAGCAGCTGCTGAAGCTAAGTGGAAGATTAGCTCAAAGGATGTTAGCCCACCAGATATCTATGGCAG ATTTATGAGTGCCTTACATAATTTGCTTGATGGATCTGCTGACAATGCTAAGTTCGAGGATGATTGCCGATCTATTATTGGGAATCAATCTTATGAACTTTTTACCATGGATAAATTGATATATAAGCTGGTGAAACAG CTGCAAATGGCTGCAACTGATGAAACCGATATCAAGCTTCTCGAGTTGCATGAGTATGAAAAATGTAGGATGGGTGGGCGTTATGTTGATTCGGTATACTATGACAATGTACATGTTATTCTTCATGATGAGAATATATACCGGTTTGAAAGT TGTCATTTATCAACAACACCAACGCGTCTATCAATTCAGTTGATGGATGATGAAAGTGACAAGGCAGATGTAGTTGCTGTGTCTGTGGATCCTATTTTTTCCAATTATCTGCACAAAAAATTTCTGTCagtctcttcttcttcttccaaaaaGGAACCAACAGGCATCTATCTCCAAAG AAATAAGCGCAAAAATGAACATGTGAATGAATCTTCTTCAGACGTGGATGGTGGTGTTCGTGTTCTGAATGGTTTGGAGTGTAAAATGGCTTGCAACTCATCCAAG ATCTCTTATGTCCTGGACACAGAAGATTTCTTCATCAGGCCAAAAAGGCGAAAAGATTTGGCAACAAGTGAGCGGTATTCTTCCCAGGATCAGCAGAGAGTAAACAACTTTCAGAAGTTTTTATCCGCCTTGACAACACAACACATTTCTGAAAG GCAAGATTGA
- the LOC124915688 gene encoding probable galacturonosyltransferase-like 10, whose translation MLILKWVFVCLSISLFSPTLAIRSFSNLVKENGFFEAPAYQNAENGCPPISSLTHIAMTIDSEYLRGSMAAVHSLLKHTSCPENLYFHFIAAESKNPSPQDLAQILRSSFPSLPFKVYPFNQGLVKDLITPSIRQALENPLNYARTYIADILDSSVHRVIYLDSDVIVVDDIQKLWAVELTGSRAIGAPEYCHVDIGRYFTDEFWSDQELSQVLNGGNENNNKKKGCYFNTGVMVMDLERWREGNYRLRIEKWMEIQRERRIYSLGSLPPFLLVFAGEVEAIGHQWNQHGLGGDNLVNSCRSLHPGPISLLHWSGKGKPWVRLDRGEPCPIDHLWAPYDLYKQR comes from the coding sequence ATGCTTATTCTGAAATGGGTTTTCGTCTGTTTATCTATTTCTCTCTTCTCCCCAACTTTAGCAATCCGATCATTTTCAAATCTAGTGAAAGAAAACGGGTTCTTTGAAGCTCCGGCTTACCAAAATGCAGAAAACGGTTGTCCCCCAATATCATCTCTCACTCACATAGCCATGACTATTGATTCTGAGTATTTAAGAGGATCAATGGCAGCTGTTCATTCTCTTCTAAagcatacttcttgcccagaaaACCTTTATTTCCATTTCATTGCAGCCGAATCCAAAAACCCATCTCCACAAGACTTGGCTCAGATCTTGAGATCTTCATTCCCTTCTTTGCCTTTCAAAGTCTACCCTTTTAACCAAGGACTCGTCAAAGACTTAATCACTCCTTCAATCCGACAAGCTCTTGAAAACCCATTGAACTACGCCAGAACATACATAGCCGACATTCTTGATTCCTCAGTCCATCGAGTTATCTACTTAGATTCCGATGTTATTGTCGTCGACGATATTCAGAAGCTTTGGGCTGTTGAATTAACCGGGTCCAGAGCTATAGGGGCACCGGAGTACTGTCACGTGGACATTGGACGGTATTTCACTGACGAATTCTGGTCTGACCAAGAACTCTCCCAGGTCTTAAATGGCGGCAAcgagaataataataagaagaagggTTGTTACTTCAACACAGGAGTGATGGTGATGGATTTAGAGAGATGGAGAGAAGGGAATTACAGGTTGAGAATAGAGAAATGGATGGAGATTCAAAGAGAGAGGAGGATTTATAGTTTGGGTTCTTTACCGCCATTCTTGCTGGTGTTCGCCGGAGAAGTTGAGGCCATTGGTCATCAGTGGAATCAGCATGGGCTTGGTGGGGATAATTTGGTAAATAGCTGTAGGTCTTTGCATCCTGGTCCGATCAGTCTTCTTCACTGGAGCGGGAAAGGGAAGCCATGGGTGAGACTAGACCGTGGGGAACCTTGCCCAATCGATCATCTATGGGCTCCTTATGATCTCTATAAACAGAGATGA